The DNA sequence ACGGCGTTATCGAAGCGGTACAAGAAGTTGGCGGCAATGTCGGCGGTGCCGCTACGGCTGCGGTTAATGGCGCCATTGAGGCGGCCGGTTCGCTCGGCTCTGCCGCTACCAGAAACGTCACGGTCTTCCTGGTTGGAGTAGTCGATGGTGTCAAAGACGTGGTCAGCGCAGTCCTCCCCAAATCCTGGAGCACTTCCGAGGCTAACAGCGAAGAGCTGTCCGAGAGTCCTCAGTCAAAACCGAAAGTGGGAAGGGAGTCCGTCAAGTCGAAGGAGGTTTCGGCGCCGATGGGAAAGCCAACTGCGGTCTCTTAGCAGTTGGGGTTGCCTCAGGGTCATTGGCCAGCCCTCGTGCTGATTCGCCGTCAAACAGAGATTCTGCCTGTTGGGGCGAATCTTGTATTCGCCCCAAGCTGCTTATGTGTTTGTACAATACGTTATGATCCAGGTTGTCCACGCAGAAGTCCAGGGGAGAGTTCGATTTCATATTCCCGAACTCTACCGTTGTGAGTCCCTGAAAAAATTTCTTCAGGAAAGGCTGTCCCGGTATCGCGGGAATGGTATCTCTTCGTTTTCTCCCAATATTCTTACCGGCAACGCCCTTGTCTGTTTCAACACCGACAATAGCCCGGAAACCATCGGCCTCTTGTTGGAGCAGTGCCTCCGGGAATATCACGCCTCAACCGGATCACCGCAACCTGATCCAAAAACCGGGAAGTCGGTCATTGACCGGCAGGTTCAAGATGACTCTTTCCCTTCGCCCCCCACCGTGGGCCAGGGCGAACCGGTGCCTACGTTTGCCTCAGCCTGGAGAGAACAGGAAATAGCACCTTGGCATACGCTGGAGACCGAAGAGATCTTGGCCAGGTGGTCGGTTTCTCGGGAAACCGGCTTGGCTCAGGAAGTAGCGCAGGGAAACTACGAAAAATTCGGACCCAATGCTCTAAGCGAACCAGAGCCGCGTTCAGGTTGGGAGATCTTCATTAGCCAATTCAAATCACTCCCCGTGGCTTTGTTGAGTGCCGCCGCCGGCCTCGCCGTCATCTCCGGTGGGATTCTGGACGCCGTCCTGATCATGGGAGTGGTAGCGGTGAATGCGGGGATCGCCTATAAAACCGAAAGTGAGGCCGAAACCACCATCCAATCTCTGAAAAACCTGATACGGCCCACTGCCCAGGTTATCAGAAATGGCGATCTGCAGGAGATTGCCGTTGAGGGTGTGGTTCCGGGAGATTTATTGTCCCTTAAGCCCGGTACCTATATTGCGGCCGACAGCAGACTGGTGGAGGCCGATCGACTCAGCATCGATGAATCCGCCCTTACGGGTGAGAGTCTACCAGCCTTGAAGACAACCCAAGTCCTAAAGGCGGAAAATATCCCCTTAGGCGACCGGACCAATATGGTCTATCGAGGGGCTATGGTAACCGGCGGCCAAGGCCTGGCGCTAGTGGTGGCTACCGGCCGGTACACCGAAATTGGTAAGCTGCAGACCTTGGTGGAGGAGGCGGTTGCCCCGGAAACACCTTTGGAAAAACAGTTAGGGCGGGTAGGCGACGAACTGGTGCTGCTGTGTTGCGGCATCTGCGCTCTGGTCTGCGGCATCGGCCTGCTGCGGGGTTTTGCCCTGCTGCAAATGGCCAATACGGCCGTTTCGTTGGCTGCGGCCGCAGTGCCGGAAGGCCTGCCGACCGTCGCCACCACCACCCTGGCCCTGGGCGTCAAGAACATGGAAAAGCATCAGGTCCTCATCCGGCGGCTGGAGGCGGTGGAGACCCTAGGTTGCCTCCAGACCATCTGCCTGGATAAAACCGGTACAATTACCAAAAATGAGATGACCGTAGTCAGAATCTATGCTGGCGGACGCGTGTTCCAGTTTAACGAAGAGGATCTCCCTGCCGCGGTTCACCAAATTGCCTCGAATGGCCACGAGTTCGCCCAATTAATCCGAATGGCGGCATTGTGTAACGAAACTGAAATAGACCGGGCCGAGAATCGGTATGTGCTTTCGGGATCGGCCACCGAAAAGGCCCTGGTACAGTTGGCTATCGATCTTGGCATCGACGTCCTCGACCTGAGACGCCGCTATCCGCTCCTCCGGGTCAATCATCGGTCCGAACAGCGGCCTTTTATGACTACGTATCATGAAACGGCCACTGGCGACAAATTGATGGTTCTAAAAGGCAGCCCCCTGGATGTCCTGGCTATGTGTGATACCTACTTGAAAGAAGGCCAGCGACTGCCGCTGAACGTTCGGCAGCGACTGCAGATCGAAACTGAAAATGACCGCATGGCGGGCGACTCCCTGCGGGTGCTCGGGGTAGCGGTCTATCACGGAGAGATAAACGGCAATGGCCTGGATGCCGGAAACGATCGGATCGACCGAGGGTTCACCTGGCTGGGAGTCACCGGCATGGCTGATCCCATCCGGGAAGGGGTGCACCAACTGGTGTCAGATTTCCACCGGGCTGGCATCCGGACCGTGATGATCACCGGTGATCAGAGCCAGACTGCCTATGCCATCGGTAAAGA is a window from the Desulfobacca acetoxidans DSM 11109 genome containing:
- a CDS encoding cation-translocating P-type ATPase encodes the protein MFVQYVMIQVVHAEVQGRVRFHIPELYRCESLKKFLQERLSRYRGNGISSFSPNILTGNALVCFNTDNSPETIGLLLEQCLREYHASTGSPQPDPKTGKSVIDRQVQDDSFPSPPTVGQGEPVPTFASAWREQEIAPWHTLETEEILARWSVSRETGLAQEVAQGNYEKFGPNALSEPEPRSGWEIFISQFKSLPVALLSAAAGLAVISGGILDAVLIMGVVAVNAGIAYKTESEAETTIQSLKNLIRPTAQVIRNGDLQEIAVEGVVPGDLLSLKPGTYIAADSRLVEADRLSIDESALTGESLPALKTTQVLKAENIPLGDRTNMVYRGAMVTGGQGLALVVATGRYTEIGKLQTLVEEAVAPETPLEKQLGRVGDELVLLCCGICALVCGIGLLRGFALLQMANTAVSLAAAAVPEGLPTVATTTLALGVKNMEKHQVLIRRLEAVETLGCLQTICLDKTGTITKNEMTVVRIYAGGRVFQFNEEDLPAAVHQIASNGHEFAQLIRMAALCNETEIDRAENRYVLSGSATEKALVQLAIDLGIDVLDLRRRYPLLRVNHRSEQRPFMTTYHETATGDKLMVLKGSPLDVLAMCDTYLKEGQRLPLNVRQRLQIETENDRMAGDSLRVLGVAVYHGEINGNGLDAGNDRIDRGFTWLGVTGMADPIREGVHQLVSDFHRAGIRTVMITGDQSQTAYAIGKELNLSQGEPLEILDSTHLDAMAPETIKALAQRVHIFARVSPAHKLQIVRALQSAGQVVAMTGDGINDGPALKAAEVGIAMGHSGTDIAREVADVVLKEDNLEALVVAIQDGRTSYNNIKKSVHFFLSTNISEIMVTFMALAAGWGTPLNTMQLLWINLVSDILPGLALTMEAPEPSVLERPPRPTGEPIFSGDEYWSIMRESATLSAAALSAYGYGLMRYGIGARAGALAFNSLTIAQLLHAFSCRSDRQSVFRGNLPANRFLTLSVGGSILLQVLAMFTPGLRSLLGIGAMSLTDGVVIAGTSLMPLIINELIKK